The sequence TTTCCGAATAAGTCCTATATCCTCCTTCACGGCCGCCTAAAATAGGTAACCTAATAGAACCCTCGTTAATCCATCGCCTTTTTACATCATCATAGTACTGCCATTGGTGAATGATGGTGGTATTGAGGTTGGTAGGAGAAAAAATAGAGGTATATAAGTAAAATGGCTGGCCCGCTACCTGATGGACGGTCTCAATCAATTTAAAATAATCCCACCAGCTTTTTTGCTCCCCTTGAACATAATAATTGCTAACACCTTGCGAGCCTGTGGAGTCAGTCACTCTGGTCAAAGAATGATAAACCCCCGCATCTTTTAGCGAAAGCGGAATGGGCGGAATCAAGTTGGTAAAATAAAGCAAATTGACTATGACAAAGACACTGATGATAGAAAAAATCAGGGGCTTGCGGCTTTTGACAAAACGTTCTCGGGAGATGATGCGCAAACATAAAAGAAAAATGACTAGAATAAAAAAAGTCACTAGCCCGCTCAAAATAAAGACCCAGTCTCCTATTTGATGCATAGCTACCGGTACTATATAGATAGCAAAAGAATAAATAGACAAAAGCAAAAGCAAAACCTGGAAAACCAAGCGGGTGTAATGATGCTTCAAAACCTCGTTGCAGACAAAGGCCGCCGCCAGAAAAAGCATAAAGGG is a genomic window of Candidatus Paceibacterota bacterium containing:
- a CDS encoding DUF2914 domain-containing protein; amino-acid sequence: MNWYKRYERHFSSIFLVSGFVFDAITLKRVDLFWENLWVGAHLLFAAVGIIFLNLYENRKERFSEKTKSLLHFWLIAVVQFSFGGLLSTFLVFYFRSAALAVSWPFMLFLAAAFVCNEVLKHHYTRLVFQVLLLLLSIYSFAIYIVPVAMHQIGDWVFILSGLVTFFILVIFLLCLRIISRERFVKSRKPLIFSIISVFVIVNLLYFTNLIPPIPLSLKDAGVYHSLTRVTDSTGSQGVSNYYVQGEQKSWWDYFKLIETVHQVAGQPFYLYTSIFSPTNLNTTIIHQWQYYDDVKRRWINEGSIRLPILGGREGGYRTYSERDNLAPGSWRVNVDTLSGQVIGRISFDVVNVSGADSLPALVEEKL